The genomic interval ATGGAATATGGACAATTTCAGCACGTCGATCATTCATATCCCGACTGGGAGGCCTGCGCCTGCATGCTGAATTGATCGGCAAATGTCCGTGTTGTGAAAAGAACTACGAGAGGAGACGACGGCAGTTCTTCCCCGGTAGAGGCCAGCTCTCCTTCGGGAAGAAGTTGGAGCGCAGCGGGCATCGCATAGAGGGTGGTTTTCTTCTGTCTACGTTGAGATGCTGGGTTCCTTGTGGTGTATGGACCGATGGACCGATGGATCTGGTGCGATGTAAATTCTGCATTCAGAGTTCTAGAGATCAGTGAAGCTGCGCTAATACAAACCCAAACAGACGCTCGGTGTCCACAGACATCAGGTCGCGATTGTAAGATCAGGACCACGTGTCTGTAAAAACGCTTTAGAGCAGCCTCATCTCCATCTGCTCCTGGCGTACTGTCCCTCACGGAATCACGAGGGTTTGAGGCTCGCGGTGATACACAGCAGCGATAGAGGACCGGTGGTCGTGGGCTACTGTACAGAGATACAAACAATGGTGCCAGAAGCTCACTTCAACCTGAACTCGTCGTGGTGCAACAGGGGCGCGTTGATCCACCGCGGAATCACGACTCTGCCCGTCTGCAGCCCGTTTGACAGTGACTCCAGCGGGCTAATGAGGCGGCGCGACGGGACCCTCGATCTCATTTACTCCGTTGGTGCGGACGGCGCGTCGTGCTTGCGCGTTGCCAGGCTCGTTACTACATTTTGAGGATCATAAGTTGATGCTCAGAGTTCGTGCAACATGGTGTCATCGGCGGACTGATGAGTTTTAACTGTTCAGTACGCAGCTGCAGTGGTTTTGCTTCAGGAGTCCGGACCCGCCGCCACAGAACCGGATTTCACCTGCAGCGGATCTCTGTGACAGCTGTTCTGCATCGGCGGCATCTTTAGAGTGAGAGACGTCCGCGCGTTAGTCTTCAAATAGTGTAGCTCTGTCGATGCATTCAGTCAATTTGCATATCACTCCTGTGTTGTCAAGGTCAGTGTGTTAAACATTCAGAGCCCGAGCTTGAACCTACTACACTATTCCTACTATTGTGCTTGTTCTGTTAATTAGCACGCGTGGCGTTTGAGTGCAGTCTATTGTAGGGACATAATTAATCAACCCAGCTTGTAATTACGCAGAGTTTTGGAGCAGGAACGCGGCCGGGAGGCTGGTCGCGTAGCAGGGTGTGCTGCTCGAGTCCCCCAGCCCCACTACTTCagttgtattacattacattacatgtcatttagcggacgcttttatccaaagcgacgtacaataagtgcattcaaccatagggtacaaactcaggagaacaagaaacaagaaagtgcaatttcctcaaataagccaatttacaatttgctatagatgagtgacgttacaagtacaatttaagtgctacaatttgttagtctttagtcgaggtagagtctgaagaggtgtgtctttagtttgcggcggaagatgtgaaggctctctgcggtcctgatgtcttcagagagctcgttccaccatttcggcgcaaggacagcgaagagtcgagacctagtcgagtgttttgctctcagtgagggaggaacgagtagttttgcagatgcagagcggagagagtgcgggttgggatgtagggtttatTAAGGTGGAGAGAATGTGTTGTTATCCACATTATGGAAATTGCCTTAAATAATGATATAACTTTATAGTCATTGTGTATTTTTAccagtaaaaatacattttattagtaAATAGACCAGACTGCActtatgtgcacgtgtgtgcttATAGTGTGGGGGAGTGTGAAGCGCCCCTCCATTTCAAAGGGCACCTAGTAGGTGAGGACAGAAAATAGAAGCTGGATCACATCCCGCTTGTGTAAGCCTTTAATGCAGTTCTGTCAGGAGAGACAGACCCTTTATTTTAACCACAGCAGGACTTTCCTTTGGTTGCCACAGTGTGACTGATATTACTACAGACAAACATCACGCAGCCACTGACTCCTACTCAGGTGGTACACAGTCACAAAGAGATCTGATCTGTCTGAGGGTTGGGACCCAAAGACGGGTCGTTAGAAGTGAGGGGAATGTTTTTGGGATGTTTGCGCTTTCCTTGTGATGTAGGCTATTTTAATATTCTTATGCATACAATCTTCATAAAATCATACTCCATTTCTGCAAGACGGCCCAACTTGTCGAGAATTCAAAAGTTTGGATCagaatgttttgtttataaACAAGACAAGCAAAAACTTGATCCAAGGTGTGAAAAGTGTATTTTTATCGGGTATGACAAAATCAGTCCTGCATACATTGTCTACTTTCCTGTCAGTAAGAAAGTGCAGAGTCACAGAAGCCTGTAGCTAAATCCGGTGTAGAACGAGAGACACAGACTAATTTTACAGAGTCCAGAGTAACATAGATTACTGTTATCGAGTGATGTGGAACATACCCGTTTCATTTACAGAAGCTGTAACCTCAGATAAATCAAGAGAGTGGGTCAAAGCAATGGATGAGGAAACGCACacttaaagaaaacaacacatttacgCTGACCAACTTGCCTTTGATTCTACACCAAATGTGAAGACGGCCTATTTCAACTCACCCATTGACTGAGATTTTCATGGAACAGCCAGAAGGGTACAAGTTAAAATCTCACACAGTTTGTGTGCAAACTAGAACGGTCATTATATGGGCAAAGACCATCTGGAAGAAATTGGAACATGTTGTTGCAGGAGTATCTGACGCTAAACGAGTTTCTACAAAACAGACCTTGATGCAGACGGGCTACTGCAGATATCACCCACGAGACGTACTGAGAAACGTCTCAGCATCTGACTTCATGCTCTTTAGTCATTGTAATTCATTTCGATGAAAATGTTAAAGGTATAATATGGAGGTTAATGTGGTCTTGACccatttcttcttctacttAATTATATgtttctgcaggaggaggagacgtcaTTAGTTCTGCTGGTGGATAATTCTTTGGCTGCAGTTTGTAGACCTTTTAGCTTGACTTGTCTTCATTGTTACTCTCGTGACAAAGAGCCGAACTGCAGAGTGCAGTCGAGACCAAAGACATtatgatctaaataaaaaaaatgatccccaaaataatcagcagcagaattctctctctgtcatcagtttgaatgcacaaacacaactcaGGCACAAGCACACTCTCACTGCAGTGACACCCATCGCAAACAGTGTGCAGTGTCTCAATGTGGCCTTTGATACAAAGCCTGCTCCACAACGGTTCGAAACTTCCATTTACATCCCTGAAAAGAAgcgagagaaaggagggagaaaaagctAGCATGTGTGCCAGTGCCCCGTCCTTTAATTTCCCCCCCCGGAGCCTTTTGTGAGGGAGTCGGCCTGAGGTGAAAGCACAGTGCGCAGCTGCCCCGCCGGCCCACTGCTCGCTTTTTGTGCGATGTTTTCTCATCAAGAATACTAATGGTGATATCAGCTCCGTGGAGTCCACCCAGCTGGCTGAGGAAACAGACAACAATTATTCTGCCACCTAAGAAGGCCATTTAATGTGACACAAGTTAGcgagctgtgtttgtgtttgatataCCGAAAAACATATCAATGCGTGTTTAGATTTTGGCTCACTTGGCTGAGTAGTAATGACATTTTCTCCATTTACTAGTGTATTCTCCTTCAATGTATGTAAATCCGTCAACTCAGATCTCAAGTTATTACAAGTTAATTTATGTGCCTGTTGCATTTATTGGTTTTACCAAATACGTTTCTTTTGCATCTCTGACATTTTCAATGCCAACAAGTGATGTGTCGAATTTTTGGAAGGAGTTCAAATGAGAAGACTTGACAGTCAtctgtaaaatgttgttttcagaACCTTTTTGTTTCCACTTATGTTAACTGGAATATGAGTGTTTTACTTGAATGGTCTTATTTTGgctgtaaaaaataattgtgatgttttatttcaacattTGATTAGATTACTtgtccaaaatgtgtttttacttgtAATTCTTGGTTGTGTTTTATAATTTATTTCCGTAAACTGTCATTCATCTTAATCTGCTGCTTAGTTTGCTGTTGTAGTTGCCAATCCATTTAATAAACATGTTGattacaaaaaatgtttccatgtctgtatgtcatgcaataaattCTTAATTGAAATTGTAGAAAATCCCCTTCCTCAATCTAATTGTTTTCGGTATTTTTTAAAGTGTCGCTGAACTATTTTTTGGGATTGTGTAACAAGTCCTGACTGCTTTGAATTGATCATTGAAATTTGACTCTTTACATATGTTGCACATTATGCTTGCACTCaactttcctttttcctttttatcatTTCCATCATTTCCAAGTGTGGCTTTGCTGGACGGCAGCTGAAACATTCTAGTGAAAGTTTTCAGAAAATGTTGTGTTGAATATGTGCGATAAATATCTCTTAGCGGCATTACGGTAACACAACAGTATTTCTTGTAATAACTCACTCGATCAGCAGCTCCCAACATGAAAAAATGACTGACAACCAAAATTTTGGAATTTTGCCATTTCTGTAGTTTCAAGGTACCAAATTGAAGCTATTCTGAGAAATTGACAGAACAGTATATTGTTTTTACTGGTTATCCATTAGCACTTAGTACTATAAAACACATGACACCTGAGCCAAAACAAATACTGtaatatctttcttttttttacagtactgTACAGTTTATTccaaatatacatataatatcaTTTGAATACAGTAATACGCGGCCTTCctcaaaactaaaatgaaactAGCAGATAAATGATGTGGGCGTGCGTGCAGCCAGCTGTTGCCCTCCCGTCCACCAGGAGGCGCTAACGGGAAACGCTGTTATCCAGCGCTGCTGCGCTGCTGCATGTGACATTGACATCAACAGAGGGTAAGATCGTCCCGCATGTTATGATACTTTACTCCGTTTTAAGTTTTAACAATGTTTTCACAAGATAGGCAGGTACTTTTAGAATgtactgtgtttttaaagataGTGGTTAATCTTGTAAACACCTCTGCGACACAACGTCCGTCAAAGCTTCCCCGAATGCTAACGCTAGCACAGCTTGCGAGGACAGCGGTGACGAGAAAGCGGACGAGCTCCTCTTTAAACTCGCGTACTTTGATTCCTTTGCCCCCCCGCAGCGCCATGAGGCTGACCGCTCTCCTGTCGATGGCAGCCAGGGTAGTTATTCCCAAAGACTACCGCTTCGGCACCAACAGGCCGTGGACAGCGGCCGCCAAGCGGCTGAATCCTCCggggaagaagagaaggaaggtGTTCGTGGAGCCGATGGCGGCAGAGGACTGGTCCGTGCTCAGAGGGGACACGGTGAGTCTTCATAAGACAGCCATCCTTTGTGTCCTCATGTCAATGGTGCACTTTAGCCGTATGCCTAATgcacatgtatttatgtatttactcTTTTCTTTCTAGTGTGTTATTGTAATTATGTGGAAGCATAATGTAGGAAATTAATTGTACAGAGCTTGAACTTGttaactgtacacatgacaataaaataTCTTAAATCTGAAAGTGAATGTTCTTTATAGACTTGAATGTTTTTGCCTCGTACATTTAGGTGTCAACATTATCAAGTATCACTTAAGTTAAATGGAAATCAAAGTTCTGACATTTGTAATTTATTTCTGGGACGTCTTTAGTCGACACGTCTGGGAACTTTTGTAACTCAGAACCATGGAAACCGAACAAAGCATGCACATTATATAGAGAATGTGAAACACTTTACCTTCAGGGTCGTTTTCAGGAAGCTACCAGCCAAAACAATAAAGTACAACTTACTTAACAACTTAAGGAAACATGTTATTCAGAAGAGTGAGcacaaaaaatgtacatttccaATTTGTTTACTTGTAAGTTATTTAACCAATAAATACTGAGACAATTATCATTACTactatatacatgtatattcaAGAGGATTACTCCcaataaaacatgtttgacTAGTAGATGTAAACGGATAATAGTTGTACAACATAAACTGAAGGATCTGCTTTTCATTCGTTTCTCAGGTTGAAATTCTCGCCGGGAAGGACAAAGGGAAGCAAGGAAAAGTGATCCAAGTCTTCAGACACAGAAACTGGGTTATGCTGGAGGGTCTGAACACGGTAAGGAGCTCCTGTATTCCCTTTCCTAGAGGAAAGTAAATGGAAGCTGTTTTATGACTGGCTATGCTGTAATGATAAAAAGTTGGCACTTGCACAGAGTGCTTGTGCTTCAGCatgcatttaaatcattttagacACAGAGATTACTGGTCAGTTGCCTAATTTCACCAAAAGGATAACAATAAAGTGTTTATGTCAGCTAGTATTGTATTGGTGTCGTATGCCGTGTATTTATTATCTCGCTCCACCAGAGGGAAGCAGATGTCTTCTTGATATTCAGGCAGAAACGAGCTGACAACGTGTGCTAAGAGAAGCCCTTTGGCCACCGCCTGCTTGGCTTTGACAGTTGGAAGTGTTGTTTTCTCGTAGCATCACAGGTATATTGGAAAAGGTGTGGACAGCCGAGGGACGTACATTGCTAGTGAGGCCCCCATCCTGCTCCGCGACGTCGCACTCATTGACCCCTCGGACAGGTACAGTGAACTTTGCTGCACTGCAAAATTATGATTGTAATTGTGCGTGTGCACAACCACCTCAGGACCTGAACGATAGCAGAGCCACTTATTGGCCTGCAAAATGAGCTGTTATCCTTCTTCTAGGTCGTCCTCAATCTATCAATCTTCAAACTACTTTAGGGATATTAAAAAATAGTACATTGTTGTTCACTGTGGATAAATAATCTTTTGAGTCACAACCGATTCATTATGACCTGCTGATATCCATCTTCCAGGAAGCCCGCTGACGTGCAGTGGAAATtcacagaggagggggagagagtcCGAGTGTCGCTCAGGACGGGTCGAATCATCCCGAAACCTGTTGTGCAGCGTCGAGATGGAATTGTGCAAGAGCAgtggaaaggtgtgtgtgtgtctctttatttTAGGGGGATTGTTTTCATTAACAAGTTTATTCCATGTGTAGCTAAAAGTCAACCCataaaacattttccaccatCTTCTGACTTCTAAAAATCTGTGTATGGGTGACTGAGTATAGTTGGACTGGTATCAGGTGgaagaaacacatttcattcttAAGTGAAAGACACAGGGAAAGTGTAAAAGATGCCAAACAGCCTCCCTCTCCATTTTAAATGAACTACTTGTCTCCCAACCGAACGTCCGAAGCCACTCGAAGGCAGAGTGAACTCGAaagttttaacttttttattttttctgcttcTCAAGCTGTACGTATGTTTGCATGCGACTGTCTCTCTGCTATTACAGATGGACCGAAAGACACCAGTCCAGAAGACACTCTAGCAAAAACCTATGTACCGTCTCTAAAAACCCTGGAAGAGGAAGTGATGGAGACGCTGGGCATCCAGGAGAACAGAAGACACAGGCGCTCCTACTGGTACTGACCAGACAAATCAGAGACACTCGGTTTTCACAAGGACTCTGAAGTCACCATGTTTTGGTGAGCGTGTTAAAAAGAGACCGACGATGACATGTGTGGCACATGGATGGTAAAACACTGGTGCATCATGCATATTACTACCAAGGAAACGACAGCTTTGTAAACATATGAGGAGGTGAAACTGACTTTCCGCCTAAATGTCCCCTGATTAGTTTCAATCGATCTGTTAACTTAATATTTGAGTTTGAATTAACTTCTTCATGTTGTCATTGTGAATAAATGACACACGTGAACTAATTCAATGTTTCTGTAAATTTGCGATTCACTCAATGATCCACTAGAGGAACTTGATCTCCTCAAACAACACTAgtattaaatacatttccaaaCTTAAGGGGTTTGCTTTGTCTGCGTTAAGAAGCCAACGTTTGGGAAGAGAAAAGTAAGTAAGCTTGTAGTAGAACAGCAGTGACCACAGAAATCAGCAGCCCTTGAAACCATGCATCACTTGACATTCAGTGTTTCATGATGATTCATACCCACTGTACAGCCTAAAACATTGGAAAGTTAACCGAATCTTTGTATTGGCCGGTTTAATAGTGGTTGCAGCCTGTTTGGATCATTCAAAAGGCTGAAAATAGTCATATTATTTTACAGAAGCCCAGACAAACGGCTCTCCAAAACTATACAAGTGAGTCTCTCTTTCCAACTCGTCTGGGAAACTGTGCAGGAGGAAATTGCCTGGGAGGAGACTACACAGACTTGGTAACTTCAACAAAAGTCCTCACTCACCTCGTCTGTCTTTTTATACACTGCCGCTGTACGGTATTCCTCTGACGTGTCCCCGCTTTTTGCAGCAGTTTGATCTTACAGGGGAAGGGATTTGGTCATGAATTTATGATTTAAGGTCATCTGTACGAAAAGTGGTCAAAGGTCTCCTGCATACACACAACACAGTGACAATGTTACATTTAAGAACAGTCAAAGAAGCACTTATATTATTGAAATTGATTAGAGTCAAGTGATCAATATGTCCTGGAAGAGTGGGGATGGGTTTGAAACATTTAGGACCACATGTAGGGAGATAAAATGTACTGAAAATATAAATTGAGAATGACATATTTTTCTAAACTGAAATGTTTGActcaaattaaattaatgaaataattTTAAATGTGgtcaaatgaatttaaaatagcCCTTTAGTACGTATAAATGTCCCGTTTTATCTGCATCTATCCAAAGGGAAGTCCAGGCTTCTTCCAGCTGCCTCCGCTGCACATTTATCATGTGATTTATGAGGGAGGTGGTGAAATAtgtcccccccaaccccactcCTGCTGGTTTACCACCAAAGAACCGCCCCATGCCAGATCCCCAGCTGTAGAACTAACTTGACTGCATTGGCAGACagtatcacaaaaaaaaaaaacgatgtgtCATAAATAATATAAGAGCGTTGAAGTACGGTGGCTCCTCATACACTATTTTCTGGTCAGCCGAGTGGCATCATGCAGAAGGTATGGCAAGTCCTTGGTTTGGCTGGTGAGCGGATGAGGGCAGCAGTTTCTCACCAGACTGCTCCGTCCCGAACCGGTTTACCTCTGCACACGTTGCGTCCAAGAGGGAATAAAAGCAGCGCAGTCAGCGGAAAACACAGTTTTGAGGTTTTGCTTTTATGGTAGGAAAAATGATTCAAAGGCTggccgttttttttcccctcattgcATCGGTGTGGCATGGATTTCGGTCTGGGATTACAGCAAGGGGAAGTGCAACGTTAAAGTGAAGCGGGACCTTTTCAATGCGTGTATTACTCACACGAAACACTTGCGGCCGTCTTAACGTGTGCAGCGGGGAATGAGCTTTGAGGCTGCCCGGCTTGTCGTTTAAAGTGACAGCGACTCTGGAAACCCAGTTGAATGAAACGACACAAAGTGACTCAAGCAGAattaagaaaacataaaaagaaacTGTATTTTAGCTGAGCCACATTTGCTTCTCAGCCACGTAAACTAATGAATCCCACCTGGTGGTTTAGGTTGCACGTGTATGATTCACTGACCAGTCCAATCACAGTACCCTCAGCTGTTAGCACGCAGCGGCTCTTAATTACATCTCTTTATATGATAAGGGGTTCTAAATTATTACCACAATGGTGTCAGAAGTTCACCCCGGCCTGATTAAAGGCATTACGACGTCCTAGCAGAGGAACTCGCTCCGGAACATCTGAAGACACTTTAGAACGTTCCTCTTGACTGACTTGATCATCTAAGCTCAGCTAAAATATTATAATAGTGTCTAATTATAGACGGGTTGTTTGAAAACTGCTGGAAAATGCAAGGGTAGCTTGTGTGCAGGTCTGAGAGGCGGCTTATCTCACAACCAGGAGCTCAAAACCCCACTCTAACCATTCCTCAGACTGTTTTCCACCCATACTCCTGTActatttagtactttgggaaATGTATCTCAATAAACAGTTGGCCGAATTAATTTTTCCAAAAATACCACGATGTGACTGCATCTGGATgcattttttcagttttctcGTTATTCTGACTCCCAATTCTCTGAGCAATGGATATTTGTAAAAGACGCCGTGACACGCGTTCGCCTTCGGAAACAACCGTCACGTCGCGTCTAACGTGCAAACTTTCTGTTACTGGCATTTCCCAGATTGGACCCGCTGGTCAGACGTGACCGCAGCCATCTCATCAGATATTTAGTACCTGCCCTGGAGCTTTCTTACTCATCGCAAGTTCTTCATTAGCAAGCGCTCCTCTCAAATGTCCCACTCTAgagtcaggtcaaaggtcagatgcCTGGAACAGCTTTGAGGAAACCCTCCCCTGGATTGACTCTTTCTATCACTGAAGTTCCTCTTCTAAGGGAGGTCCTTTGTTTTCACGATACCACTCTTGCTGACAAATGGCAGCAGAGCGGATGACGTCTCGCTGTGAGCATAACTGCTGACTGGACTGGACTCAGTCTGGGTCACTGTGACACAGACCATGGAGCCCGTCTCTGATCTCTGAACTTTTACATTTCCTTCCCAGACATTCCTCCTGGTATGTGGGTGTCAGATTCCTCAGGTGTGAAGCACCATCCGCTGCTGTCGACTCGCAGGACGACCATTACAAAGCACCATTCACCCAATCGGAGGGCATTTGGTACGCGCTTACCTTGGCGTTATTCGTCTTGTCCCTGTTATACACAGCAATATGGCACAGTCAGCCAAAGAGATCCCTGAACATACGCTCCACGTATGACTCACAATGTGCTATGAATCTTCCATGTTACACTAACAGAGATGAGACTCTGGTCGGCGCTGCACAGCTGTATCTCCACTGATGACAGCAACACATCtggatgatttaaaaaaaacaatttatgaACATTTGAAAACGATGACCCCGTCTCGCCCTCTCTGTGAAACCAGGCTTTTTGTGCTGCACTCATCTGTTAACCACTTagctgtgtgtgttactgtgttcaATATGTACACTTGAAAATGATGCACAGAGATAAAGCGTGACGTTATCCATGGAGCATATTTTGATGCTGTATAAATCTTGTGACTTTGCCGGACGTACTGCGCTGAGTTTATGGGTCCAAAACGAAATGCTAGTTTCAACTACAGCCTGCAGATAGAAGACGATGACTGACGGACTGCTGCTGTCTGACTGTTCCTCCGCAGGATGCTGCAAAGTGCTGATGACACTTGCGAAGTTCATCACGGTGGCTTAAGAATACCAGCAGTCTATTAGACGACCATGGAGCAGGGGATACTGTCCACTCCATCACCCTCCCTTCCCGGACAGGTGCCTGCAATACAAACCCGCAGTAGCAGCAGAATCAGCAGCTCCGTATTGCTGCTGCGCTGACTGCAAAGAAAAtctataaaaaaagaatacagtctttctttctcctcactTTCAAATAGCCTATAACATCGGCTGTTTTTAAACGTCACCCCTCCCAATCCCCCTCTGACAGGCAGGCGTCATCTCCATCCTCCCGATCGTTagggtaaaaaacaaaaaaaaagtgggcAGTTCTGGATTTCATATGTGGCTTCACTTTCTCTCAACTCCCTCCCCTCCAGTCTCCTGCCGAGCATCGGACGCGTTGGGACAGCAGTCCCAGCTCCCCTCGTCTCTGCGCAGAGCCGCTCTCCTCCCGACAGCACAGTCGCACTGCAGCACAGCTGAGCGGAGTAGACGGAAAATACTTTTCACAGGCGAGAAGTCCCCCATCCTGCCTCAGCTGAAATGCTGCTGAAAAGAAGCCGGtaggtttatttcatttattttttttgtgcgtgtgtttggccCTCACTCTACGCAGTCGATGCGGTAAGAGTTCTTTTAAATTGAATGTCATGTGAAAGTATAGTGTAATTTaagaaaatgactctttgccAGTGAACTGTAGCCGCTGTCCTCAGAGGAAGTCCTGAAATTATGACCAGCGGTTCATTTTCACGTCATTTTCTGCAACTGACGCACTTAGTTAATCACAACTTTCATCTAATTcactttgtgcttttttgtttttctttatttcgcaCATCATGAACCCCCTCCACCGTGTTTTAGAAGAGAATATATCACTCATGCTCATTGTTAGTTACCATGACTTTGAAGCGTAGTATTGCTTTTTTACAAAGGtgagtgaaggaaaaacggACAGAATCTACTTCTTCCCTCTGCATTCTTAAGGAGCACCAACATTGCAGCtctaatttgttttgttttaatgccaTTTCCCCTGCCAGCCAAGCATGAATGCTGCTGAACCTCTGAAAGGTTGCTTCAGTGCCCCAAAGCAGACACAAGAAGACAGCTGTTTTTCTTGAGTGCATATCTTCTGTTCACTGTTTCCACCTCAGGGTGCAGGTATATTCCACTAATGGGGAGGTAGAGATATATCCAAACAGGGAAAGCTGACTGAAGGGTTCTCTCTCCTTCACATGATGGTCCAGTGGCTCTCATATGAGCGAGTGGAGCAAGTCAAACTCTCGCTCCGATACCATTCTCTTTCTCAAATTTTCTTCTTAAGTATCTAGTtgaatgttgatgatgatgcacAACATTGTGTAGTTAATGGAAATGCTCCGTAGTGTCACTTTAGTGTTGTCCCTTACCTAAAAGTACATGTCTGAAGAGAAGATTTCCTACTATTTTATGAATGCTCTTGCACTAGATATTCTATCAATTAGACGTGAGCGCCCGTGTTGCATAGCAGCCGGGACAAGAAGCCCGCTGCTGCAGGTAGCAGGTCACCAAACAGTTAGTGTGGATGAAGTAGTTACCGGAGGATGACAACTGGCTGTCATAGGAATCATTTATATTTGCTCACACCATCTTCAATATTtcgaatgtttaaaaaaaatctgtgcgGAATTACACTGAACGTGTATAACTCAATAACAAGTCTAAAAAGgtgattattatgtattttatgATGCATGTATGAAGTAAAAAAATCCACAATACAAACTGGAGTCTGGCCATTTGGCTCCTTATGAATAGTCAGCTAATCATCCTAGAATATAGGCTGTAGTAGTCAACCAGCTAATGAGTGCCACAGCAGCCATGTTTGGATCACTTGGCACAATGAAGCAGATTTTGAATTAttgaattttgttttttaaataattgaccTCAAATCAATGAGTTCTTGATTAAGCAGTTTGGCACTAAATTCATTTGACTCTACGTATGGTTTAGCATGGTTTAGCATGGTTTATAATGAGGTTGCCAAGCACGGTCTGTGGTCAGTCCCCGCCAAGTTTGCTGAGTCAGGCCTGAGATTGGTCGTTTGTTTGATCCCTCGACTCGTTCCCAGGCAAGTTGGGTGGCGAATCGTCTACTGGGTGGCTTTACCAAATTGCTCATCCTGTTGGGAGACAGGCAGCGCGTTTATTGGAGATGTCTGCACGGTTCAGGATGTGGGAAGGAGATCAACTCATCGGATGTGTGGAGGTGTTACATTTGAGGGTGCAGAGAGTCGGAGGAGGGGTGTTGAGGGAATAGACTGTGTGAGGGAAGATTGCTTTGCTCTGGAGTACTCAGTGTTCATCGCTGAGATGACTAATAATactcaaatacaaataaagggaaaaatcaaatcATCCAAGTGTTCCAAATGGGACGTTAGCCTGGCCACGTCTGAAAACCTTTCATGTTAGATTGAAAGTGTTCTACTAAGGAATACCAGTGAATAAAGTTGAGTTGAGTTGAGAGTGAGTAGAGTAGAGTCACAATATAAATGTGCCATCAA from Gasterosteus aculeatus chromosome 10, fGasAcu3.hap1.1, whole genome shotgun sequence carries:
- the mrpl24 gene encoding large ribosomal subunit protein uL24m — its product is MRLTALLSMAARVVIPKDYRFGTNRPWTAAAKRLNPPGKKRRKVFVEPMAAEDWSVLRGDTVEILAGKDKGKQGKVIQVFRHRNWVMLEGLNTHHRYIGKGVDSRGTYIASEAPILLRDVALIDPSDRKPADVQWKFTEEGERVRVSLRTGRIIPKPVVQRRDGIVQEQWKDGPKDTSPEDTLAKTYVPSLKTLEEEVMETLGIQENRRHRRSYWY